A window of Eubacteriaceae bacterium ES3 contains these coding sequences:
- the def gene encoding peptide deformylase → MAIRQIRIDDDPILRKKSRVIEEITDRVRELNEDMIETMNAADGVGLAAPQVGILKRIAIVDVGDGPVTLINPKIIEQDGEEIDEEACLSLPEQSGLVKRPKHLVVEATDIEGNRFEMEAEDLLARAVCHELDHLDGILFIDRVEEPELIEDEEI, encoded by the coding sequence ATGGCTATTAGACAAATAAGAATTGATGATGATCCGATCCTGCGAAAAAAATCGAGAGTTATTGAAGAGATTACAGATCGAGTCCGAGAATTAAATGAGGATATGATTGAGACTATGAATGCGGCTGATGGCGTTGGATTAGCTGCACCTCAAGTGGGAATACTTAAAAGAATAGCAATTGTAGACGTCGGTGATGGTCCAGTCACCCTGATCAATCCCAAAATTATTGAACAGGATGGTGAAGAGATCGACGAGGAAGCGTGTTTAAGTTTGCCTGAACAGTCAGGTCTCGTTAAACGTCCTAAACATCTGGTTGTGGAAGCAACAGATATTGAAGGGAATCGCTTTGAAATGGAGGCAGAAGACCTGTTGGCGAGAGCAGTATGTCATGAATTGGATCACTTGGATGGTATACTGTTTATTGATCGAGTTGAAGAACCGGAATTGATTGAAGATGAAGAAATTTAA
- the priA gene encoding primosomal protein N', whose amino-acid sequence MKVVEVYLKQNNKSIDQPFFYKPAIDQKVEAGMRVLVPFGRGNRELEGFVTRLVEIDKLSYAVKSLLMVLDREPVLNQAQIELCLWMKFYYCSLFYDNLSYFISPVRVKKEAYIRLNFSEVQFEYPELKFLDKYFKNHSKEVPERNIKKEDREVLKKMIEKRFISRKDVFSVSPVVEEKHYTLVRADENFKAGKNQEAILKLLNYKPLTDSELKQLIPNYRTSLSGLIRKGLVRELSDQEYKLSKVRNNALTIQSVFLSENEKEIYHKYRELDSDGSFFKGSDSASKYRILFKIIEEKLRLNQTVVFLMPEINLTFHKFELFYKYFGELVGLYNHRLTVKEQRKFWQGVKSGEIRLIIGVQGALFLPFQHLGLIIVDNESDPLYYSMGSPKFHLPVLVKKYALLHKCQYLFLDEIPSINTYYHILQKKIGYFEIDKGANSRIIKIIDMQNELKDGNLTPIGRELNSEILRNFSDKKLTVILANRTGYSKAVLCRKCGQIQKCPNCKVALTYNEGNSVLECQYCGYQEKTLNQCRYCGNNELRHLGIGLEKLKDYLVKRYPKLKILAVQGGMTFKDIEKVNDLIKNHEIDLLIGTQILNKHFNFTNVGLAVCFLIDRDLNLGSYDAAEGTYQVYSRFFKKALNFDSLGFIQTNDSQNDLIMSIVEDNYRTFYQGELEFRKTMKFPPFYNLAILRISHGNQEIAKNDALRLYFILKEGLEQKSVENYSIYKPATLEYNSNERFEEQIMVKIINIQDFQNIYHEIIERKGLDTLKSKISLQIKN is encoded by the coding sequence TTGAAAGTTGTAGAAGTTTATTTAAAACAGAACAATAAAAGCATCGACCAACCCTTTTTTTATAAACCTGCTATAGACCAGAAGGTTGAGGCTGGGATGCGTGTTTTAGTCCCATTTGGAAGAGGAAATCGTGAGCTCGAAGGCTTTGTGACGAGGCTGGTGGAGATCGATAAATTATCATATGCTGTGAAATCTTTATTGATGGTTCTCGATCGTGAACCTGTGTTAAACCAGGCGCAGATTGAACTCTGTCTGTGGATGAAATTTTATTATTGTTCATTGTTTTATGATAACCTATCTTATTTTATTTCACCAGTAAGGGTTAAAAAAGAGGCATATATTAGACTCAATTTCTCTGAAGTGCAATTTGAATATCCGGAATTAAAATTTTTAGATAAGTATTTTAAGAATCATTCGAAGGAAGTACCTGAAAGAAATATAAAAAAGGAAGACCGGGAAGTTCTTAAAAAAATGATAGAAAAACGCTTCATCAGCCGAAAAGATGTTTTCTCTGTGTCACCGGTAGTTGAAGAAAAACATTATACACTAGTAAGAGCTGATGAAAATTTTAAGGCGGGAAAAAATCAAGAAGCCATCTTAAAACTACTTAATTATAAACCTCTAACTGATTCTGAATTAAAGCAATTGATTCCAAACTATCGGACAAGTCTGAGCGGTCTGATTAGGAAAGGACTTGTGAGAGAATTATCAGATCAGGAATATAAATTATCAAAAGTCAGAAATAATGCTTTAACAATTCAGAGTGTTTTTTTAAGTGAAAATGAAAAAGAGATTTATCACAAGTATAGAGAATTGGATAGTGATGGCAGTTTCTTTAAAGGCAGTGACTCTGCATCAAAGTATCGAATTTTGTTTAAAATCATTGAAGAAAAGCTTAGGCTAAATCAGACAGTTGTTTTTCTTATGCCAGAGATAAACTTAACATTTCATAAATTTGAATTGTTTTATAAATATTTTGGTGAACTGGTTGGCTTATACAATCATAGACTTACAGTTAAAGAACAACGAAAGTTCTGGCAGGGTGTTAAAAGCGGTGAAATCAGACTGATAATTGGCGTGCAGGGGGCTTTGTTTTTACCTTTTCAGCATTTGGGTCTGATAATAGTTGATAACGAAAGTGACCCATTATATTATTCAATGGGATCTCCTAAATTCCATTTACCAGTCTTAGTTAAAAAATATGCCCTTCTACATAAATGCCAGTATCTATTCCTGGATGAAATTCCCAGTATAAATACATATTACCACATCTTACAGAAAAAGATTGGCTACTTTGAAATTGATAAAGGTGCCAATAGCAGGATAATAAAAATCATTGATATGCAAAATGAGCTAAAAGACGGTAATCTAACACCTATCGGGAGAGAATTAAACTCGGAAATACTGCGGAATTTTAGCGATAAAAAACTAACGGTGATCCTTGCTAATAGAACTGGATATTCAAAAGCTGTGCTTTGCAGGAAATGCGGTCAAATACAGAAATGCCCTAATTGTAAGGTGGCATTAACATACAATGAAGGTAATTCAGTATTGGAATGTCAATATTGCGGATACCAGGAGAAGACGCTAAATCAATGCAGATATTGTGGCAATAATGAACTTAGACATTTAGGGATAGGCCTTGAAAAGCTAAAAGACTATCTGGTTAAAAGATATCCTAAGCTGAAAATTCTTGCAGTTCAAGGTGGAATGACTTTTAAGGATATTGAAAAAGTTAATGACTTAATCAAAAATCATGAGATCGATTTACTGATTGGCACTCAGATACTTAATAAGCATTTTAATTTTACAAATGTGGGTTTAGCTGTCTGTTTTTTAATTGATCGGGACTTAAATTTAGGTTCATATGATGCTGCAGAGGGGACGTATCAGGTTTATTCACGTTTTTTTAAAAAAGCTTTAAATTTTGATAGTTTAGGTTTTATTCAAACGAATGATTCTCAAAATGACTTAATTATGTCGATCGTTGAAGATAATTATAGAACATTCTATCAAGGTGAGTTGGAATTTAGAAAGACCATGAAGTTCCCGCCTTTTTATAATCTGGCAATATTAAGAATTAGTCATGGTAATCAGGAAATAGCAAAAAATGATGCCTTGCGTTTGTATTTTATTTTAAAAGAAGGCCTTGAACAGAAGAGTGTCGAGAATTACTCAATATATAAACCAGCAACTTTAGAATATAATTCAAATGAGCGCTTCGAAGAACAAATTATGGTAAAAATAATTAATATTCAGGATTTTCAGAATATATATCATGAGATAATTGAAAGAAAAGGCTTGGATACCCTTAAATCAAAAATTTCATTACAAATAAAAAATTAA
- the rpoZ gene encoding DNA-directed RNA polymerase subunit omega, which translates to MREPGLNLLISKAGNKYSLVLATAKRAREIIDGDEPLVKITVDNPITIATNEIAQDMVHCVLESDIDSYVEYEFQQEAESVIQ; encoded by the coding sequence ATGAGAGAACCTGGATTAAATTTATTAATTAGTAAAGCTGGAAATAAATATTCGCTGGTTTTAGCGACAGCTAAAAGAGCAAGAGAAATAATTGATGGCGATGAGCCTCTGGTGAAAATTACAGTAGATAATCCAATCACAATTGCAACCAATGAAATTGCTCAAGATATGGTTCATTGTGTTTTAGAGAGTGACATTGACAGTTATGTTGAATATGAGTTTCAGCAGGAAGCTGAATCGGTTATCCAATAA
- the gmk gene encoding guanylate kinase: protein MKEPFFQREKGILIVISGPSCAGKGSVCKIICRNNPDLRLSVSETTRQPRNGEIPGKDYFYISKQEFEDRIEKGQYLEYASVYENYYGTPKDYVENLLDSGYDVILEIDIQGAAKVRTGYKEGIYIFIVPPSMKELKRRIEERGTESKEQMEMRLSCASEEIKNADDYSYIVINDDLDVAANKVQSVITAEKCRTERLKNRIEEILGR, encoded by the coding sequence ATGAAGGAGCCCTTTTTTCAAAGGGAGAAGGGGATTTTAATCGTTATTTCAGGGCCTTCCTGTGCAGGTAAAGGTAGTGTGTGCAAAATTATTTGCAGAAACAATCCGGATCTTCGCTTATCAGTTTCGGAAACAACTCGACAACCGCGTAATGGAGAAATACCTGGTAAAGACTACTTTTATATTTCAAAACAGGAGTTTGAGGATAGAATCGAAAAGGGACAATATCTGGAATACGCTTCAGTTTATGAAAACTATTATGGTACACCAAAAGATTATGTTGAAAATCTTCTGGATTCAGGGTATGATGTAATACTGGAAATAGACATTCAGGGTGCGGCTAAAGTCAGAACTGGATATAAAGAGGGCATTTATATTTTCATTGTACCGCCGTCAATGAAGGAACTGAAGCGGCGAATTGAGGAGCGAGGAACCGAAAGTAAAGAACAGATGGAAATGCGCTTAAGTTGTGCGAGTGAAGAAATTAAAAATGCCGATGATTACAGTTATATTGTTATTAATGATGATTTAGATGTTGCAGCAAATAAGGTACAGTCAGTTATTACTGCTGAAAAATGTAGAACTGAACGTTTAAAAAATAGAATTGAAGAAATATTGGGGAGATAA
- a CDS encoding YicC/YloC family endoribonuclease, whose protein sequence is MKSMTGFGRSDFRDDQYDLSIEIKTINHRYRDFFLKTPKILNPIEEKIKNDISKKVARGRIEVFIKFNEIDGKNRKISFDEELANQYISVLNNIKRLDSMISDEIDLSLVAKFPDVIVIEENQEDEEQIYNIIEPVLNEALNKLDHSRIIEGENLKKDIIFRNDRIRKYIEEIETKSPEMLEKYRHDLKERVASYIESLEIDEKRLLTEVAIMADKLNVDEELTRLKSHTGRLAVILQENEPVGRKLDFLIQEINREINTIGSKANDLSITNLVVDVKSEIEKIREQIQNIE, encoded by the coding sequence ATGAAGAGTATGACAGGTTTTGGACGTAGTGATTTTCGCGATGATCAATATGATCTTTCAATCGAAATCAAGACAATAAATCATCGTTATCGTGATTTTTTTCTAAAAACCCCTAAGATCTTAAATCCCATTGAAGAAAAAATTAAAAATGATATTTCAAAAAAAGTCGCCAGAGGGAGAATTGAAGTATTCATTAAATTTAATGAGATAGATGGGAAAAATCGAAAGATTTCTTTCGATGAAGAACTGGCAAATCAATATATTTCAGTTCTCAACAATATCAAACGATTGGATTCAATGATTTCTGATGAAATAGATTTGAGCTTAGTTGCTAAATTTCCAGATGTGATTGTCATTGAAGAAAATCAGGAAGATGAAGAACAGATTTATAATATTATCGAACCGGTTTTGAATGAAGCACTTAATAAACTGGATCACAGTCGGATCATTGAAGGCGAGAATTTAAAGAAGGATATAATTTTCAGAAATGATAGAATAAGAAAATATATAGAAGAAATTGAAACTAAAAGTCCTGAAATGCTGGAAAAGTATCGTCATGATTTAAAAGAGCGGGTTGCATCATACATTGAATCCCTTGAAATTGATGAAAAACGGTTGTTGACAGAAGTTGCAATCATGGCAGATAAGCTTAATGTCGATGAAGAACTGACGCGTTTAAAAAGTCATACCGGGAGACTAGCAGTTATTCTTCAAGAGAATGAGCCGGTTGGCCGTAAACTTGACTTTCTAATTCAGGAGATAAATCGCGAGATTAATACAATTGGTTCAAAAGCAAATGATCTTTCCATTACTAATCTGGTGGTGGATGTAAAAAGCGAAATTGAAAAAATTCGTGAACAAATTCAAAATATCGAGTAG
- a CDS encoding NFACT RNA binding domain-containing protein, with product MAFDGITTYHLTKELNDRLKDGRIRKIYQPETDEIRLLVNHGKEKQHLLLSANSSNPRLYITQNIKENPSAPPSFCMSLRKYILNGIILGFEQYQTDRLIQMKIQQKNEFNEPVIRTLIIEIMGRNSNIILLNEHFDILDSLKKVGVSSSRFRQILPGRAYVYPPLNHRIGFFSSSPESFSALLEAKSTVSIRDFFIQSFLGISPAISMEIAFRTGLNDSLIVNTLTKKQKQYLCQEFFDLVERIRSGSYPVIYFNHRKPEDFSTVNNHYLEQDFTAKNYSMVCNMLEDFYFQRDKILRFRSRSASLMQQLDTLLKKHQKKLKNLYDDLNKAQKGEKYRLWGDLITANIYQITSGQKSVTLMDYYDPEQKSIEIPMKVNLSPSQNAQSYYKRYNKSKSAIAYLIPYIETTEQQIYYLESLLNSLEQSTEIEELEEIRHEYINSEFNKKSVSKEDRKKKNVSRPMHFLSSEGFHIYVGKNNYQNDEIATRLGKDEDCWLHVKDAPGSHVLIVAKGKFITEKTLLEAGSLAAWYSRSKGSNNVPVDYVEYKYLKKPPKSKPGMVTFTNQNTMYITPKSEVIDNIERIYDED from the coding sequence ATGGCTTTTGATGGCATTACCACCTATCATTTAACAAAGGAACTGAATGATCGCTTAAAAGATGGACGAATTAGGAAAATTTACCAGCCAGAAACAGATGAAATCAGGTTGTTGGTAAACCATGGCAAAGAGAAGCAACATCTGCTGTTATCAGCCAACAGCTCTAATCCACGCTTATATATAACGCAAAACATTAAAGAAAACCCTTCTGCGCCACCAAGTTTTTGTATGTCATTAAGAAAATACATATTAAATGGTATTATCCTGGGATTTGAACAATATCAGACCGATCGACTGATACAAATGAAAATTCAACAAAAGAATGAATTTAATGAGCCGGTTATTCGAACTCTGATTATTGAAATAATGGGACGTAACAGCAATATCATTCTTCTCAATGAACACTTTGATATTCTTGATTCACTAAAAAAAGTTGGCGTTTCCTCAAGTCGTTTCCGCCAGATTTTGCCCGGCCGAGCATATGTCTATCCTCCACTTAATCATCGGATTGGATTTTTTAGTTCAAGCCCTGAGTCATTTTCGGCTTTATTGGAAGCTAAGTCAACCGTTTCAATTAGAGATTTTTTTATTCAGTCGTTTTTAGGTATAAGTCCTGCTATTTCAATGGAAATTGCTTTTAGAACTGGTCTTAATGATTCGCTAATCGTCAATACCTTGACAAAAAAACAAAAACAATACCTTTGTCAGGAATTCTTTGATCTAGTTGAAAGAATTCGTTCTGGCAGCTACCCGGTTATCTATTTCAACCATCGCAAGCCAGAAGATTTTTCAACAGTCAATAATCATTATTTGGAACAGGACTTCACCGCAAAAAATTATTCAATGGTCTGTAATATGCTAGAGGATTTTTATTTTCAACGAGATAAAATTCTGCGCTTCAGATCACGCAGTGCCAGCCTTATGCAGCAACTTGATACACTTCTCAAAAAACATCAAAAGAAGCTTAAGAATCTTTACGATGATTTAAATAAAGCTCAAAAAGGCGAAAAATACAGATTATGGGGAGATCTCATTACAGCTAATATCTATCAGATTACGAGCGGACAAAAATCAGTTACTCTCATGGATTATTACGATCCTGAACAAAAGAGCATTGAAATTCCCATGAAGGTAAATTTGAGTCCCTCACAAAATGCTCAATCCTATTACAAGCGTTATAACAAAAGCAAATCAGCTATTGCATATCTTATTCCCTACATTGAAACAACAGAACAACAGATATACTATCTTGAATCTTTACTAAACAGCCTTGAGCAATCAACTGAAATTGAAGAACTGGAAGAAATTCGTCATGAATATATTAATTCAGAATTCAATAAGAAATCTGTTTCAAAAGAAGATCGAAAAAAGAAAAATGTTTCACGCCCCATGCACTTTTTATCGTCCGAAGGATTTCATATCTATGTGGGTAAAAATAATTATCAAAACGACGAAATCGCAACTCGCCTCGGCAAAGACGAGGATTGCTGGCTGCATGTAAAAGATGCTCCTGGCTCCCACGTCCTAATTGTCGCCAAAGGTAAATTTATTACTGAAAAAACGCTATTAGAAGCTGGTTCCTTAGCTGCCTGGTATAGCAGATCAAAAGGTTCAAATAACGTCCCAGTTGACTATGTTGAGTATAAATACCTCAAAAAACCGCCTAAATCAAAACCTGGCATGGTTACTTTCACGAATCAGAATACCATGTATATCACGCCGAAAAGCGAGGTAATCGATAATATCGAACGAATCTACGATGAAGACTAA
- a CDS encoding RluA family pseudouridine synthase — protein sequence MQTEKWLIDEQANIRLDMFCASQYEEYSREFFKGLIKEGKVLVNGLASKGSYRLKEGDSISIEIPEAKPWDIQAEKMDLDIVFEDDDVLVVNKPKGMVVHPAPGNYTGTLVNGLMAHTGVLSSINGVLRPGIVHRIDKDTSGLLMIAKNNKAHQSLTNQLKEHSVIRIYYAVVAGCLDVNEGKIDMPIGRHPKNRLKMAVVSENSKEAITHFKVIKRYEKLTFVQFRLETGRTHQIRVHMAEIGYPILGDPVYGKDDFNKKFKLKGQCLHAQTLGFVHPKTKQNMVFTAKVPEDFLNVLKRLNS from the coding sequence ATGCAAACAGAAAAATGGCTAATTGATGAGCAGGCTAATATACGGCTTGATATGTTCTGTGCCAGTCAATATGAAGAATACTCAAGGGAATTTTTCAAGGGTCTTATTAAAGAGGGCAAAGTATTAGTTAACGGATTAGCATCGAAGGGGAGTTATCGTTTAAAAGAAGGAGACAGTATTTCGATAGAAATTCCGGAAGCAAAACCATGGGACATCCAAGCAGAAAAAATGGATTTGGATATAGTCTTTGAAGACGATGACGTTTTAGTTGTCAATAAACCTAAAGGGATGGTGGTTCATCCTGCTCCTGGTAATTATACAGGAACTCTGGTAAACGGATTGATGGCTCATACGGGGGTCTTGTCATCAATAAATGGTGTTTTACGCCCTGGCATTGTACATCGTATTGATAAGGATACATCCGGTTTACTAATGATTGCTAAGAACAATAAAGCACATCAGAGTCTAACCAATCAATTAAAAGAACATTCTGTCATTCGAATCTATTACGCTGTTGTTGCAGGTTGCCTTGATGTGAATGAGGGTAAGATTGACATGCCAATAGGCCGGCACCCTAAAAATCGTCTCAAAATGGCAGTGGTTTCTGAGAACTCTAAAGAAGCCATTACTCATTTTAAAGTCATTAAACGCTATGAAAAACTCACTTTCGTGCAGTTTCGACTGGAGACAGGAAGAACGCATCAGATTCGAGTTCACATGGCAGAGATCGGTTATCCAATCCTTGGTGACCCTGTTTACGGGAAGGATGATTTCAATAAGAAATTCAAATTAAAAGGCCAATGTCTACATGCGCAGACATTGGGATTTGTTCATCCGAAAACGAAACAGAATATGGTGTTTACTGCTAAAGTACCGGAAGATTTTCTTAATGTTTTAAAACGCCTTAACAGCTAA
- a CDS encoding YlmH/Sll1252 family protein translates to MTDKKESYRLSRIEEACENCSYPVYFDFYDERLQNKIEDIVKRYDVRYLFFGGNQNAQRQMLCIFPDYCDECDLEWPIQSLVFDVKEKLDHRNVLGALMSLGISRDLIGDIDVSEHLGQIIVNERITDFIEKNLVKISHQSINLKVKRLDEILTFERQFVEKSIVVASDRLDGIIGKIFGHSRQISIEMIRQKKVRLNYEDVSKNDCRISEGDIISLRGKGKARVTSMDEKTKKGNIRMIVEIYR, encoded by the coding sequence ATGACTGATAAAAAAGAAAGTTACCGTTTATCGCGAATTGAAGAGGCTTGTGAGAATTGTTCTTATCCTGTCTATTTTGATTTTTATGATGAGCGGCTTCAAAATAAGATTGAGGACATTGTGAAGCGTTATGATGTCCGATATCTTTTTTTTGGTGGAAACCAGAATGCCCAACGACAGATGCTTTGTATTTTTCCTGATTACTGTGATGAGTGTGATCTTGAATGGCCAATTCAATCACTGGTATTTGATGTTAAAGAAAAATTAGATCACAGAAATGTTCTAGGAGCATTGATGAGTTTAGGAATTTCCAGAGATCTGATAGGTGATATAGATGTATCTGAGCATCTGGGTCAAATTATTGTCAACGAGCGAATCACTGATTTTATTGAAAAAAATCTTGTGAAAATTAGTCATCAATCAATTAATTTAAAGGTAAAAAGACTTGATGAAATACTTACTTTTGAAAGGCAATTTGTTGAGAAATCAATTGTAGTTGCTTCTGATCGGCTCGATGGGATAATTGGAAAAATATTTGGTCACTCGCGGCAAATAAGCATTGAAATGATTCGTCAAAAAAAAGTACGCTTAAATTATGAAGATGTCAGCAAAAATGATTGTCGAATTTCTGAGGGTGATATTATTTCGTTAAGAGGCAAGGGTAAGGCGCGGGTTACCAGTATGGACGAAAAGACAAAAAAGGGCAATATCAGAATGATTGTTGAAATTTATCGATAG
- a CDS encoding YggT family protein, giving the protein MIQGILLRAGFYLFEFVSFLIIVNVLLSWVRPDPNNVIVKFIYGLTEPILAPLRRFAIIGPVDLSPFAALLILQFLVYPLYQWLITSIF; this is encoded by the coding sequence ATGATTCAAGGTATTTTATTAAGAGCAGGGTTTTATCTATTTGAATTTGTATCCTTTCTGATAATCGTCAATGTATTGTTAAGTTGGGTGCGACCAGATCCCAACAACGTTATTGTGAAATTCATTTATGGTTTGACTGAACCTATTCTGGCACCACTCAGAAGATTTGCTATTATTGGACCAGTTGATTTGTCGCCTTTTGCAGCACTATTAATTTTACAGTTTTTAGTCTATCCTCTCTATCAGTGGCTCATTACCAGTATATTTTAA
- a CDS encoding cell division protein SepF — MAAEKFKDKIIKVFGMEVDNEDDYDEVYEEDEFEEKTNEIEDTRSAFVPPKTKKTTPVRHNDFAVDDGPEVLVLEPEVFKDAPGICNKIRSNKTVVLNLKNTDYENGRKIFDFLSGALFALDGSINKIADNVFILAPKQVAVLTNPQNEELDFNSPILEWDEDLE, encoded by the coding sequence ATGGCAGCTGAAAAATTTAAGGATAAGATTATAAAAGTTTTTGGGATGGAAGTTGATAACGAGGACGATTACGATGAAGTATACGAAGAAGATGAGTTTGAAGAAAAAACCAATGAAATAGAAGACACTAGAAGTGCTTTTGTTCCACCAAAAACCAAAAAGACTACACCTGTGCGACACAATGACTTTGCAGTTGATGACGGTCCAGAAGTTTTAGTGCTCGAACCAGAAGTTTTTAAGGATGCGCCTGGAATTTGCAATAAAATTCGTTCAAACAAAACAGTTGTTCTTAACTTAAAGAACACTGATTATGAAAATGGAAGAAAAATCTTTGATTTTCTAAGTGGAGCTTTGTTTGCATTAGATGGTTCTATCAATAAGATTGCAGATAATGTTTTTATTTTGGCGCCAAAACAGGTAGCTGTGTTAACTAATCCACAGAATGAAGAGCTTGACTTCAACTCACCAATACTTGAATGGGATGAAGATCTGGAATAG
- a CDS encoding YggS family pyridoxal phosphate-dependent enzyme, whose product MIATNIEHLKQEIPEDVTLVAVTKYHDLNETQAVVDAGVIDLGESRVQDFLKKYVEIDNVRWHFIGHLQKNKVKQIIGKVYLIHSIDSIELLEIVNRESEKAGVVTDVLLQLNLAEEESKYGFAITELNQVLESVTGFDAIQVRGLMAMGPHTENNEEIQKIFVELKQIYDKIKEHSQEKNIKMEVLSMGMTDDYKIAIKEGSTLVRIGRKIFSSEEI is encoded by the coding sequence ATGATTGCAACAAATATTGAGCATTTAAAACAGGAAATCCCTGAAGATGTAACCCTGGTTGCCGTGACAAAATATCATGACCTTAATGAGACGCAGGCTGTAGTTGATGCTGGGGTTATCGATCTTGGTGAGAGCCGAGTTCAGGATTTTCTAAAAAAATATGTTGAAATCGACAATGTAAGGTGGCACTTTATTGGCCATCTTCAAAAGAATAAAGTTAAACAAATTATTGGGAAAGTATATTTAATTCACTCAATTGATTCAATCGAATTACTCGAAATTGTTAATCGTGAGAGTGAAAAAGCCGGAGTTGTAACAGATGTGTTACTGCAGCTTAACTTGGCAGAAGAAGAATCAAAGTATGGTTTTGCCATTACTGAATTAAACCAGGTACTTGAAAGTGTAACAGGCTTTGATGCAATACAGGTTAGAGGTTTGATGGCTATGGGACCACATACGGAAAATAATGAAGAAATTCAAAAGATTTTTGTAGAATTAAAGCAAATTTATGATAAAATAAAAGAGCATTCGCAGGAGAAAAACATAAAGATGGAAGTTTTATCTATGGGAATGACAGATGATTATAAAATTGCAATCAAAGAAGGCTCGACTCTAGTTAGAATTGGGCGAAAAATATTTAGTAGCGAGGAGATTTAG
- a CDS encoding SoxR reducing system RseC family protein: MKEIGVIKKQQGSSAVVSIKRHAACGDCGACQIGKDKASVETVAKNPIHAAVGETVEVEMEFVSVFRAAMICYGIPLIFFLLGSLLSYVLVAQLNLELDMVLTPFFTGLIFLIIAYLGIRTFDKKGHFSSRYTPVITGTTAPIEESCTPAQHKMGH; this comes from the coding sequence ATGAAAGAGATTGGAGTCATCAAAAAACAGCAGGGGAGTAGTGCTGTTGTTAGTATTAAACGACATGCTGCCTGTGGAGATTGTGGTGCTTGTCAAATTGGTAAAGATAAAGCCAGTGTTGAAACGGTCGCAAAAAATCCGATTCATGCAGCCGTTGGTGAAACAGTAGAAGTGGAAATGGAATTTGTCAGTGTTTTTCGAGCGGCGATGATCTGTTATGGGATTCCTCTTATCTTTTTTCTGCTCGGAAGCTTGCTTTCATATGTGCTTGTAGCTCAGCTGAATTTAGAGCTTGACATGGTACTGACACCATTTTTCACCGGGTTAATTTTTCTGATTATTGCATATTTGGGAATTCGTACTTTTGACAAAAAAGGACATTTTTCAAGCCGGTATACACCAGTGATTACTGGAACTACTGCGCCAATTGAAGAATCCTGTACTCCAGCTCAGCACAAGATGGGGCATTGA